A stretch of Candidatus Eremiobacteraceae bacterium DNA encodes these proteins:
- the rplW gene encoding 50S ribosomal protein L23 yields the protein MRRVVKRPLVTEKSVAATARSQYAFEVDTRASKHSIKDAVQRLFKVTVLRVNTTNVPAKTGRNMRRPTRKPVQTHGAWKKAIVTLKEGDKIELGGVNYFES from the coding sequence ATGCGCCGCGTCGTGAAGCGTCCGCTGGTCACGGAGAAGTCCGTGGCGGCGACCGCACGTTCCCAATACGCGTTCGAAGTCGACACGCGCGCGTCCAAGCACAGCATCAAAGACGCGGTCCAGCGCCTGTTCAAAGTCACGGTGCTGCGCGTCAACACGACCAACGTGCCGGCCAAGACGGGGCGCAACATGCGCCGTCCGACCCGCAAGCCCGTGCAGACCCACGGCGCCTGGAAGAAGGCGATCGTGACGCTCAAAGAGGGCGACAAAATCGAGCTCGGCGGGGTGAACTACTTTGAATCGTAA
- the rplB gene encoding 50S ribosomal protein L2, with protein MAIKKFRPTSPGRRFMTITAFDDVTKSKPENSLIESQKKHAGRNFNGHITVRHRGGGHKQMYRRIDFARRKDGVPAKVAAIEYDPNRSARIALLHYRDGEKRYILAPLGLAVNDVVVSGPEADIKTGNALPLTNIPLGTVIHNIELTPGGGGKLVRSAGGAAQLMAKEGDYAQVRMPSGEVRMIAVVCRATVGQLGNLEHENQVIGKAGRTRWLGRRPQVRGIAMNPVDHPHGGGEARSTAGRPPTTPWGVMTMGKKTRRTKRTTKFIVKRRSKK; from the coding sequence ATGGCGATAAAGAAATTCAGGCCGACGTCACCCGGACGCCGCTTCATGACGATCACGGCGTTCGACGACGTCACCAAGAGCAAACCCGAGAATTCGCTCATCGAGTCGCAGAAGAAGCACGCGGGGCGCAATTTCAACGGGCACATCACCGTGCGCCATCGCGGCGGCGGCCACAAGCAGATGTACCGTCGGATCGATTTCGCGCGGCGCAAGGACGGCGTGCCGGCCAAGGTCGCGGCGATCGAATACGACCCCAACCGCTCGGCGCGCATCGCGCTGCTGCATTACCGCGACGGCGAGAAGCGCTACATCCTCGCGCCCTTGGGATTGGCGGTCAACGACGTCGTGGTCTCGGGTCCCGAAGCGGACATCAAGACCGGCAACGCGTTGCCCCTGACGAACATCCCGCTGGGCACGGTCATCCATAACATCGAGCTGACGCCCGGCGGCGGCGGCAAACTCGTGCGCAGCGCCGGCGGCGCCGCGCAGCTCATGGCAAAAGAAGGCGACTATGCGCAGGTGCGCATGCCGTCGGGCGAAGTGCGCATGATCGCCGTCGTGTGCCGCGCGACCGTCGGACAGCTCGGCAATCTCGAGCATGAGAACCAGGTGATCGGCAAGGCGGGCCGCACGCGCTGGCTCGGACGCCGGCCGCAGGTGCGCGGCATCGCCATGAATCCGGTCGACCACCCGCACGGCGGCGGCGAGGCCCGCTCGACCGCAGGCCGTCCGCCGACGACGCCGTGGGG